A genomic window from Herbiconiux aconitum includes:
- a CDS encoding dienelactone hydrolase family protein has product MAEFVDIPSPGWPLEYGEPGRPTIVLVHDSYGRLPYLEAYARSLANQGFFVTVPDLFHGVATIQPEGAAELADRIDDGFALATLDDAVALGRGHGANRVGLIGLGLGGRLALRLAQRGEADAVVAYYAVLGHEEAGIIPCAVLMHRPEGTGWAGDIDVDEFVSRLKEHGTPVTQYTYSATADGFANATMLELLDKNAAALAFARSTYFLQAQLLD; this is encoded by the coding sequence GTGGCCGAATTCGTCGACATCCCGTCTCCGGGCTGGCCTCTGGAGTACGGCGAACCGGGCCGCCCCACGATCGTGCTCGTGCATGACTCCTATGGGCGGCTGCCCTACCTCGAGGCGTACGCCCGCTCGCTCGCGAATCAGGGCTTCTTCGTGACGGTGCCCGATCTCTTCCACGGCGTCGCGACCATCCAGCCTGAAGGCGCAGCCGAACTCGCCGACCGCATCGACGACGGATTCGCCCTCGCGACCCTCGACGACGCAGTCGCGCTCGGACGCGGTCACGGCGCCAATCGCGTGGGCTTGATCGGCCTCGGGCTCGGCGGGCGTCTCGCTCTCCGGCTCGCCCAGCGCGGGGAGGCGGATGCGGTGGTCGCCTACTACGCGGTGCTCGGCCACGAGGAGGCCGGCATCATCCCCTGCGCCGTGCTGATGCACCGGCCAGAGGGCACCGGATGGGCGGGAGACATCGACGTCGACGAGTTCGTCAGCCGCCTGAAGGAGCATGGCACCCCCGTCACGCAGTACACCTACTCGGCGACGGCCGACGGCTTCGCCAACGCCACGATGCTCGAACTGCTCGACAAGAACGCGGCCGCGCTGGCCTTCGCGCGCTCGACCTACTTCTTGCAGGCGCAGCTGCTCGACTGA